The DNA region GACTTTGCTCCTCGGAGGTAACTGGGGCCAGAGCTTTTTGGCACCTTCCCAGACCTCTTCGAGCCCTTCCCTCGTTGTGGCGAGGTTGTCCTTCTCTTCCGGGGGCAAATCCTGGGCGTTCGGCCCTATCATCAGGTGCCCGCTTATCTCGGTCGTAACGACGATCCCCTTGCTTATTGGCGTGGGCGTCGGGAAGAGAACCCTCCTCGGGCCGGGAACATCGTCGTCGAAGAGGAAGTATTCGCCCTTCCTCGGGTGAATCTCGAAGTATTCTATTCCAGCCATCCTCGCTATTTCATCGGCGTAAAGGCCGGCCGCGTTGATGACTACGTCAGCCTCTATGAAGCCGTCGCTGGTCTCAACTCCCCTAACCTCTCCCTTCTCGACTTTTATTCCCCTGACCTCTGTCTCAAGGTGGGTCTTTACCCCGTTCGCTACGGCGTTTTCAACGAGCGCTATAACCGCTGGAATCGGCGCTATCTGGCCGACTATTGGCACCCAGAGGGCACCGATGGCTTCCTTTGTGAGGCCAGGCTCAAGGTGGAAGAGCTCCTCCTTTTCAACCATTCTCATCTCCGGCACGCCGTTCTTCCTTCCGCGTTCAAGGAGCCTCTCAAGCTCGTCGAAGTCTTCCTCCTGGAGAGCAACTATAAGCGCCCCGTTCCAGACGTGGGCTATCTGGAGCTCTTTAACCCATTGATGCCACAGCCGGTTCCCCCTTATGCACAGCCTCGCCCTCGTGGGGTACTTATCGGGGTCATCGTCATAGCCCCCGTGGATTAGGGCAGTGTTGGCCTTGCTCACGCCCCAGCCGACATCGGGGGCCTTTTCTATGAGGTGAACCTCGAGGTTCTCGTATTTACTCAGAACGCGTGCTATGCTCGCGCCGCTTATCCCGGCGCCTATTATGGCGACCTTTGTTTTCATATCTGCACCCCCTGAACTGAAAGGAGAAATCGCTTAGGCCATTTTAAAGCTTTCCTTAACCTCCGGTTTCCAGCGGAAGGGATTAGAGAACAGCTAAGGACATAAAAAGGAAGAACAGGGGCGAACACAGGTTTGATGAACAAATCTGTCCATCAAGTTTTCATTTCCGGCTCTGGACAGCCTCGGGCTCCCTCTCCGCCGCCTCTTCTGCGTACACCTCGTTTAGCACCCTAAGGAACTCGCTGGCGGTAACGACATCCCTAACGTCTATGTGCTCGTTCTTCGTGTGCGAGATGTCAAGGTTACCCGGGCCGAAGACTATGGTTTTCGTCCCGTTGTACATGAAGTTTATGGCATCCGTCCAGCTCCTCATGCCGCCGAACTCGTCAAGGCCCACACTGTCCATGGCCACTTTTGCCAGCTTAACGATTTCCTCGTCCTCGCTCAGCTCGTAGCCGTCCCATATCTCGGTGTACTCGTATTTCAGCGTGTACTCATCGAGTATCGGGTCCATGAGGTCGAGAACTTCCTCCACTTCCTGATCAGGCAGAAGCCTCGCCTCAAGCCTTCCCCTGCACATGGCCGGGATGAGATAAACGGGGTTCTCGCAGACGAGCTCCTGTATCCCAATGTGGGGGTCGAAGTACCTGCCCTTCTGCTTGAAGGGCTCGAGGGCCTTTAGCTCCTCCAGCATCTTGTAGGTTTCCTCTATGGCGTTGACCCCGCTTTCGGGACAGGCCCCGTGGGCCTCCTTCCCGCCGACCTCAAAGTAGGCCTCGATGTTGCCGGCATGTGCAATGTGGACTTCCAGGTCAGTCGGCTCCAGAACTACGGCCATCTTCGGCCTGTAACGCTCCATGAAGAGTGCGCTCCCCCTCCCTCCGAGCTCCTCGTCGCTGACGAAGACAACGCCAACGTTGAGGTCTTTTCCTTCCTTCTTCAGGCTCTCCATCATGAGGAGTACCGCGGCGGCGCCGCCCTTTGCGTCGCTCGAGCCGGTTCCATAGATTATGTTGCCCCTGACGAAGGGTTCCGCCCTAACGGGGATCGTATCGACGTGAACCTCGTAGAAAAGCTCCGCATTCGGGTTGACGACGAGGTCTATTATCTCCCCGTCGCTCTCGATGTGGACGTCGTAGTCAAGCCTGTGGAGGAACTCCATGATGTGGAGCATTATCCTGTCCTCTTCTCCAGAAGGAGAGGGTATCCTCAAAAGCTGGAGGAGTATCTCCTTCGCGCGCTCTGTCTTCATTTGGGTCACCTAATTAACTACGGGAAACCGGTTTATAAACACTCCCCTCAGGGGCGAAGGTACCTCAGCCTCACCCTCCCGTTTTCTTCCAGCCATTTGAGGAGCTCTTGGGCGAAGGCAAACTTCTTCCTCTTGCTCTCCCATACCGGGGAGTGCCCCCTCAGGGAGGGCTTGCTCCACTTTCCAACTACATCGCCGAAATCGAAGCCAACCAGGACTATCTCCCTCGCCCCGAGGGCTTCCGCCAGAAAAGCGGCTCTGTCGCCGTCGGTGAAGCCGCCGAAGTTGTAGACGATGTCCAGCGGTTCAGTCTGACAGGTTCCGAGGATTCTGGAGAAGAGCGGAACATAAACCGTCAGTTTGTCAACGTTATCACCGTGGGCGTGAATAACCATAAACGCACCCCTGTCGTTTGCTATCCTGAGGTCGGGGATCCTGCCATCCAAGTCTGTCACGATTACGTCTGGAACCAGACCGGCATCGAGGAGAGCCGAAGTTGCGCCGTCTGCGGCTATGAGGGTTCCGTCCGAGAAGTTGAGCTCCTTTAAAGCTTTCTCAAGGCTCGGGCCGGCGCCGAAGACGTAGGCTTTTTTCCCGATAATGGCCTCAAGCTCCTCCTTTAGTAGGTACTCGTCACCCTCGAGGAGCAGGGCACGGAGGATTTGAGCGGCTCCCCTGTCCTTTTCGATCGAATACCCCATCTCCCGGGCTATTCGGAGGTAGAAGGGTTTCCACTCCTCCCAGTTCATTTTCCATCCCTCAGCTTTTTGTCCATCTTGAGCATCTCCTCCCACTGCCTCCCGGGCCAGTATATCTGACCGCAGTCCTCGCAGATATAAAACTCCTCATACCTCCCGTAGACTGTGGGGGGAACCTTTTCCCGGACTTCTTCCTTCGGGGCGCGCCTTATAGGGCCGTTGCACTTGGGGCAGCGGGCGTCGGGCGGAAAGAGCTCTTTAAACTCTATGCCGAGGCTTTTAAGCTCCCTCACCTGCTCTTCAAGGGAGTTCGATGAGAGGAGGAAAACTCTGGCGCCGGATTTTTCAGCCCTCCCGGCCAAACCTGAATCCCTCGTCAGGAGTATTCTACCCTCTCTAAGTGCTATCCTGACTATCTCGTCATCGTCCTCTATTCCATAAAGGGTGTCGTAGCCGTAGAGCCTCAACCACCTCGCCAGCCGGCCGAGCATCATGTCGGCTATAAAGCGCATGGGCATCGAAAGGTATTGATCCTGTGGGTTAAAGTGTTTCCGGTGGTGGGATGCACTACGGGGAAGTCGTGGGGGGTCTGGCTGATGAGTTCGAGGGAGGCAGTAATCTCCCGGATGATTGAGGACGGGAGAAAGCGCTACCTGGTGATAAAGCAATACGGGTGGTACCTCCCCGCGATAAAGCGCGCCTGCGAGGAAGTGTTCGCCAGTGCGAGCTTTACGTCTTCGGAAGCGTCTTAACCGGGAAGTTCACAGCCGGGAGCGACGTTGATCTACCGATAAAGGTGAGAAAGGCCCCGAAAAGTCTCCGCGAGAGGGCCGGGCTTGAGGTCAAAATCGAAGAGCTCGCAAACTCCCCCCTATCACCCCTTTGAGTTCCACATAGTTGACGAGGAGGGCTTCAGGCACTACGCTGAGGTTCTCAGGGTGAACCCCGTTAAGGTCTAGTGGGGGGCTTTTTAGGCGGGTAGTTGTTTTGGAGAGCATGGCCTCACTGAGGCCGGTAATGTTTGAGGCGACTTGATGAAGGAATTACCGTAGCCTGTGACTGGGTAGTGTTCTGCGTCGGAGGGACGTTGACTTCTTTTACATTAGAATGTCAAAAATCCCCCGGGAAAGCTTTAAAAGCGGCCGTCCAAGTTTCAACTGAAGAACTTTCCGGAGGTTTTACTATGATACTCCAGGTGGCACTCGATTTGACCGATATTGAGCAGGCCATTTCTATAGCGGAAAAAGCCGCCCGCGGTGGCGCTCACTGGCTTGAGGTTGGGACCCCCCTCATCAAGAAGGAGGGCATGCGCGCCGTTGAACTTCTGAAGAGACGCTTCCATGACAGGAAAATCGTTGCCGACCTCAAAACCATGGACACTGGGGCGCTTGAGGTTGAAATGGCGGCCAGACACGGTGCAGACGTCGTCTCAATCCTTGGCGTTGCCGATGACAAGACGATAAAGGACGCGGTTGAAGTCGCCAGGCGCTACGGGGTAAAGGTGATGGTCGACCTCATAGGGGTTAAAGACAAGGTGGAGCGCGCCAAAGAGCTTGAGAAGATGGGGGTTCACTACATACTCGTCCATACGGGCATAGACGAGCAGGCCCAGGGTAAGAACCCCCTCGAAGACCTTGAGAAGGTCGTCAAGGCCGTTAACGTCCCGGTTGCGGTTGCGGGCGGGCTTAACCTCGAAACGATTCCAAAGGTTATAGAGCTCGGTGCCACGATAATAATCGTCGGTGGCGCCATAACGAAGGCAAAAGACCCTGAGGAGGCCACGAGAAAGATAATAGACCTCTTCTGGGGAGAGTACATGCAGACGATCAAGAAGGCCATGAAGGACATC from Thermococcus zilligii AN1 includes:
- a CDS encoding nucleotidyltransferase domain-containing protein, which produces MRGSVRQCELYVFGSVLTGKFTAGSDVDLPIKVRKAPKSLRERAGLEVKIEELANSPLSPL
- a CDS encoding 6-hydroxymethylpterin diphosphokinase MptE-like protein, with translation MNWEEWKPFYLRIAREMGYSIEKDRGAAQILRALLLEGDEYLLKEELEAIIGKKAYVFGAGPSLEKALKELNFSDGTLIAADGATSALLDAGLVPDVIVTDLDGRIPDLRIANDRGAFMVIHAHGDNVDKLTVYVPLFSRILGTCQTEPLDIVYNFGGFTDGDRAAFLAEALGAREIVLVGFDFGDVVGKWSKPSLRGHSPVWESKRKKFAFAQELLKWLEENGRVRLRYLRP
- a CDS encoding NAD(P)/FAD-dependent oxidoreductase, which codes for MKTKVAIIGAGISGASIARVLSKYENLEVHLIEKAPDVGWGVSKANTALIHGGYDDDPDKYPTRARLCIRGNRLWHQWVKELQIAHVWNGALIVALQEEDFDELERLLERGRKNGVPEMRMVEKEELFHLEPGLTKEAIGALWVPIVGQIAPIPAVIALVENAVANGVKTHLETEVRGIKVEKGEVRGVETSDGFIEADVVINAAGLYADEIARMAGIEYFEIHPRKGEYFLFDDDVPGPRRVLFPTPTPISKGIVVTTEISGHLMIGPNAQDLPPEEKDNLATTREGLEEVWEGAKKLWPQLPPRSKVIRTFAGLRPEPTGGDFIIKAEEEVWGFINVAGIRSPGLTSAPAIAYEVAGIIQRDLGIRLIEKSGWNPYRREITHFFMLSPEKANEIVKRNPAYGKVVCRCNNVSEGDILEAIERMKFIGVKTPSVDSIKFRTKATTGTCQGSFCRPRIVQLLAGEYGVEPWKVTLKGKGSEIGIGDVKALLRGEE
- the hxlAB gene encoding bifunctional 3-hexulose-6-phosphate synthase/6-phospho-3-hexuloisomerase; the protein is MILQVALDLTDIEQAISIAEKAARGGAHWLEVGTPLIKKEGMRAVELLKRRFHDRKIVADLKTMDTGALEVEMAARHGADVVSILGVADDKTIKDAVEVARRYGVKVMVDLIGVKDKVERAKELEKMGVHYILVHTGIDEQAQGKNPLEDLEKVVKAVNVPVAVAGGLNLETIPKVIELGATIIIVGGAITKAKDPEEATRKIIDLFWGEYMQTIKKAMKDIVEHVNNVAENLRLEQVRGFVDAMIGANKIFIYGAGRSGLVGKAFAMRLMHLDFNVYVVGETITPAFERGDLLIAISGSGETTSIVDAAKIAKNVGGKVVAITSYSNSTLGKLADVVVEIPGRTKEDVPTDYIARQMLTKYKWIAPMGTLFEDSTMVFLDGVIALLMATFQKTEKDMKRKHATLE
- a CDS encoding Mut7-C RNAse domain-containing protein, whose protein sequence is MRFIADMMLGRLARWLRLYGYDTLYGIEDDDEIVRIALREGRILLTRDSGLAGRAEKSGARVFLLSSNSLEEQVRELKSLGIEFKELFPPDARCPKCNGPIRRAPKEEVREKVPPTVYGRYEEFYICEDCGQIYWPGRQWEEMLKMDKKLRDGK
- a CDS encoding M20/M25/M40 family metallo-hydrolase, with protein sequence MKTERAKEILLQLLRIPSPSGEEDRIMLHIMEFLHRLDYDVHIESDGEIIDLVVNPNAELFYEVHVDTIPVRAEPFVRGNIIYGTGSSDAKGGAAAVLLMMESLKKEGKDLNVGVVFVSDEELGGRGSALFMERYRPKMAVVLEPTDLEVHIAHAGNIEAYFEVGGKEAHGACPESGVNAIEETYKMLEELKALEPFKQKGRYFDPHIGIQELVCENPVYLIPAMCRGRLEARLLPDQEVEEVLDLMDPILDEYTLKYEYTEIWDGYELSEDEEIVKLAKVAMDSVGLDEFGGMRSWTDAINFMYNGTKTIVFGPGNLDISHTKNEHIDVRDVVTASEFLRVLNEVYAEEAAEREPEAVQSRK